The following coding sequences are from one Brienomyrus brachyistius isolate T26 chromosome 2, BBRACH_0.4, whole genome shotgun sequence window:
- the LOC125715643 gene encoding uncharacterized protein LOC125715643, translating into MALIGWGCGKVTLGVILFMGIVGLLLHSPEQVFRPPRWTHDGSHLRPISTNETHPFLQNYWYCYVYDSAKKDNLTNCYVCTHMPSHADGLTIYGKPMNKSQAKCAASFAGVGYQHDNIKINDTDPYTAGLDNGVCVQQFWIDFAIKVSNISLPLSVHLNMDPKTFNHSMCYDQMNGTHHMGNTTNCAQILVHGEGAPVNISGFSNGTYWVQGVAWLCGPRAYFVLPYNWYGVCAPIFVSDHTFLVSLSSTPANRRRRSIITTASLRPHDSVWGSDVPQEFKHWSTDQKVLMSLFPWVGTAKNTLRLETIDYRLGLFINNSIIINEQQNGEIDAIKQMVIQNRMVLDILTAAQGGVCVLLNNTCCTYIPDNVHSPNMTTALDRLRELQKIMTLDPHAGPSWLNWFLTGSWWQLLLKFSLPILVTLLFVCCCFICIIPCLRSMIQHTFSSVFLLYTAEERMDLLTLSSPLNNDDDVI; encoded by the coding sequence atggctctgattgggtggggatgtggtaaggtaactctcggtgtaattctctttatgggaattgttggtctgcttctgcactcaccagagcaggtgtttcgcccacctagatggacacatgatggttcccacctgagacctatctccacaaatgagacccatcctttcctacaaaattactggtactgttatgtttatgattcagcaaagaaagacaatttaactaattgttatgtctgtacccacatgccatctcatgccgatggattaactatatatgggaaacctatgaataagtcacaagcaaagtgtgctgcctcttttgcaggtgtaggctatcagcatgataatataaaaataaatgacacagatccatatactgctggtttggataatggcgtatgtgtacagcagttttggatcgattttgctataaaagtgtcaaatatatccttacctttatctgtccacctgaacatggaccctaaaacatttaatcactcaatgtgttatgaccaaatgaacggcacccaccatatggggaacaccaccaactgtgcccaaatactagtacacggagaaggtgccccggtaaacataagtggatttagtaatggcacctactgggtgcaaggagtagcttggttatgtggaccccgcgcatatttcgttttgccctataactggtatggtgtgtgcgctccaatctttgtgtcagaccatactttcctggtgtcactgtcgtctacaccagcgaaccgcaggcgccggtccatcataactacagcttctctccgtcctcatgacagtgtctggggttcagatgttccccaggagttcaaacattggtctacagaccagaaagtattaatgtctctttttccctgggtaggaacagcaaagaatacgttacgattagaaactattgattatcgtttggggctgttcataaataactccatcataataaatgagcaacagaatggagagatagatgctattaaacagatggtcattcagaatagaatggttttagacatacttactgctgcacaaggtggtgtgtgcgtgctcttaaataatacctgctgtacatatattcccgataatgtgcactcacccaacatgactacagccttggaccgtctgcgagaacttcaaaagatcatgaccttagaccctcatgctggcccctcatggttgaattggtttcttactgggtcctggtggcagttactgctaaagttctcactccccattcttgttacattattatttgtatgttgttgtttcatttgtattataccctgcctccgttccatgatacaacatacttttagttctgtttttctgctatacactgcagaagaacgaatggatttactaaccttgtctagccctcttaataatgatgatgatgtgatctga